From one Larimichthys crocea isolate SSNF chromosome XVIII, L_crocea_2.0, whole genome shotgun sequence genomic stretch:
- the nostrin gene encoding nostrin, translating to MSDFGRRVVKVPGPKSTNSHSLKMKDPISTCTYNQLYQNVKRLSKTGEFFCKELMAVFQQRAELELTYAKGLQKLAGKLIRASKEMSSNSTYSAWCHVSDEMYSRADAHRSLGNAFQQEAILEIRQVLDEHNKRKRPLDNAIERTGKFVTINWSEQLKTKKKLVGLTKEHEALFNFVESNKHISTIKEKQKMLNRLTKSAETQARVDEEYFKINMEGHQMRLKLENTLKNCYQILQELEKQRIEVLCNILNRHNLHMSSFGQAIIHGQKQIEQAVQRVDMDKDIQTLVEENSITDEDHVTEFLMTDYFEEDSKSLMDKDRRKDAIKLKLQRLEDSIAKTKKDHEGVEKLMKMYAENPSFSNQKNLEETEQQLDESTLKLDLLEATHYKLSVSLSELEEKPRSFYRFKDSIVKYKDKDCEHSVVQLTRPVKLRRTAYRSRHSLRASIIYKGPVQFLTQQSAETLPSPTDEVTSTATTHTTVAVECDSTVNGDLPHTDDDKEQGQTTPESSSIGQCKALYDFTPEQDDELTLKEGDLLDIHIKEDNGWWFGKLNGKTGHFPSTYVEELPVLSQVKSSDA from the exons ATGAGTGACTTTGGGAGGAGGGTGGTCAAAGTTCCAGGTCCAAAGTCAACAAACAGTCACAGTCTTAAGATGAAGGATCCTATCAGCACCTGCACT TACAACCAACTCTATCAAAATGTGAAGCGACTTTCAAAAACTGGGGAGTTCTTCTGCAAAGAACTTATGGCAGTTTTTCAGCAAAG GGCTGAGCTGGAGCTTACCTATGCTAAAGGACTACAAAAACTTGCTGGCAAACTCATCAGGGCCTCCAAAGAAATGTCAAGCAA TTCCACCTACAGTGCCTGGTGTCATGTGTCAGATGAGATGTACTCAAGAGCAGACGCCCACAG GTCACTAGGAAACGCATTTCAACAAGAAGCGATTCTGGAAATCCGACAAGTCTTAGACGAACATAATAAGAGGAAGAGGCCT CTTGACAATGCCATTGAAAGAACAGGAAAATTTGTTACCATTAATTGGAGTGAGCAACTCAAG acaaagaagaaattaGTTGGACTAACAAAAGAACACGAGGCATTGTTCAATTTTGTTGAGAGCAACAAACATATTagcacaataaaagaaaaacaaaag ATGTTGAACAGGCTGACTAAGTCGGCAGAGACGCAGGCACGGGTGGATGAGGAGTACTTTAAAATCAACATGGAGGGTCATCAGATGAGACTCAAGTTGGAAAACACGTTGAAAAACTGCTACCAG atCCTACAGGAGCTGGAGAAACAGCGAATTGAAGTTCTGTGCAACATCTTGAATAGACACAACCTCCACATGTCTAGCTTTGGGCAAGCCATCATACAT GGCCAAAAACAGATAGAACAGGCGGTCCAAAGGGTGGACATGGATAAAGACATACAAACCCTGGTGGAGGAAAACAGCATTACAGATGAAGATCACGTAACAGAGTTTCTGATGACTGATTATTTC GAGGAGGACAGCAAATCACTGATGGACAAAGACCGAAGGAAAGACGCCATAAAACTCAAACTTCAGCGTCTGGAGGACAGcattgcaaaaacaaaaaaagaccatGAAG GAGTTGAAAAGCTGATGAAAATGTACGCTGAAAATCCGTCTTTTTCAAACCAGAAGAACCTTGAGGAAACCGAGCAGCAGCTTGACGAG AGTACTCTAAAACTGGATCTCCTGGAGGCCACTCACTACAAACTCTCTGTATCGCTGTCTGAATTAGAAGAGAAGCCCAGGTCCTTTTACAGATTTAAGGACAGCATTGTGAAATATAAAGATAAG GACTGTGAGCACAGTGTTGTTCAGCTGACTCGTCCAGTCAAACTCAGGAGGACCGCATACAGATCTCGACATTCACTGAGAGCTTCCATCATTTACAAAGGGCCTGTTCAGTTTCTGACCCAACAGTCTGCAGAGACTTTACCAAGTCCCACCGACGAAGTCACTTCCACAGCTACAACGCACACAACTGTAGCTGTAGAGTGTGACAGCACTGTTAATGGAGACCTGCCTCATACTGATGACGACAAAGAGCAAG GTCAAACAACACCAGAGTCATCCAGTATAGGACAATGCAAGGCCCTGTACGACTTCACACCTGAACAGGATGATGAACTGACTTTGAAAGAAG GAGATCTTCTAGATATTCACATAAAGGAAGACAATGGTTGGTGGTTTGGCAAACTGAACGGGAAGACCGGTCATTTCCCGTCAACTTATGTTGAGGAGTTGCCCGTGTTAAGCCAAGTCAAATCATCTGACGCCTGA
- the spc25 gene encoding kinetochore protein Spc25, whose translation MTSITDPNMSDRFTNAMEEIHSKQLKSYGEIIDATSEFCQSYRQFVKSAHDTCLKKCQDDEMLFETIQTFKRDSQHRNASLKERQQAISGMISEIQQKEMQKDDIIQKIEKLKAEQAKRKDLIESQHKANKTRLRNLQKARLVFQEHLGMEIRTIHGKTQLVKGEKLQFVFRNINPSDQDSAYVVTMGIKEDGAYQIVSSDPVLECLPALESRLQETNNLPAFLANIRKEFISQARR comes from the exons ATGACGTCCATCACTGATCCCAACATGAGTGACCGGTTCACCAATGCAATGGAGGAGATCCACAGCAAACAGCTTAAGTCATATGGGGAGATAATTGACGCGACTTCAGAGTTTTGCCAGTCCTACAGACAGTTTGTGAAGTCTGCACATG ATACATGTTTAAAGAAATGTCAGGATGATGAGATGCTGTTTGAGACGATACAGACATTCAAAAGAg ACTCACAACATAGAAATGCATCATtgaaagagagacagcaagCCATTTCTGGAATGATATCTGAGATACAGCAGAAGGAGATGCAGAAAGACGACATTATCCAGAAGATAGAGAAACTTAAAGCAGAACAAGCCAAGAGAAAAGACT tAATTGAGTCTCAacataaagcaaacaaaaccaGACTGAGGAATCTCCAGAAAGCTAGACTCGTCTTTCAGGAACATTTGGGGATGGAGATACGAACAATCCACGGCAAAACACAATTGGTTAAAG GTGaaaagctgcagtttgttttccgGAATATAAACCCTTCAGATCAGGACAGCGCCTACGTTGTCACCATGGGGATTAAAGAAGACGGAGCATACCAGA TTGTGTCGAGTGACCCCGTGCTTGAGTGTTTGCCGGCCTTGGAGAGCCGCCTTCAGGAGACCAATAACCTGCCAGCATTCCTGGCAAATATCAGGAAGGAATTTATCTCTCAGGCACGCCGCTAA